One window of Balnearium lithotrophicum genomic DNA carries:
- a CDS encoding patatin-like phospholipase family protein, producing MKIGVTLSGGFVKGAAHIGFLKALEYKGLSPSYISGSSAGALVGFLYAYGMPLKEMERLGKEISWRKLARPSLKGGFFSLDGLYNLLTDLTGNPDISELKIPFAVTVVNLKTLKLEVKTEGSSADFVTASCSAPPIFSPWRLGNNYYVDGGLRNCLPAEVTKSMGAEINICSNVNFPSREFNPKSLLEVTYRSSLSSVIENQESRLKYCDIVINHKIDSSPFDFSELEKLVDLGFRTTLNQIGEIENWL from the coding sequence ATGAAAATAGGTGTAACCCTTTCGGGCGGCTTCGTTAAGGGAGCTGCCCATATAGGTTTTCTAAAGGCCTTGGAGTATAAGGGACTTTCCCCTTCCTACATATCAGGTTCAAGTGCTGGAGCTCTTGTAGGTTTCCTCTATGCTTATGGAATGCCCTTAAAAGAAATGGAAAGGTTGGGAAAGGAAATATCCTGGAGGAAACTTGCAAGGCCGAGTTTAAAGGGAGGGTTCTTTTCCCTTGATGGTTTGTACAATCTCCTAACAGATTTAACGGGAAATCCGGATATAAGTGAGCTCAAGATTCCCTTTGCAGTTACAGTTGTAAACCTCAAAACGTTGAAGCTTGAGGTAAAGACTGAGGGGAGCTCCGCAGATTTCGTTACAGCATCGTGCAGTGCGCCACCGATTTTCTCTCCCTGGAGGCTTGGAAATAACTACTACGTAGATGGAGGACTCAGGAACTGTTTGCCGGCAGAGGTTACAAAGTCTATGGGAGCTGAGATTAACATCTGTTCAAACGTTAACTTTCCATCTCGGGAATTTAACCCCAAATCCCTTTTAGAGGTTACTTACCGTTCCTCCTTGAGTAGCGTCATAGAAAACCAAGAGAGTAGGTTAAAGTACTGCGATATCGTCATTAACCACAAAATAGACTCAAGTCCCTTTGACTTCTCAGAGTTAGAAAAATTAGTAGACTTAGGGTTTAGGACTACTCTAAATCAAATA
- a CDS encoding metal-dependent hydrolase, producing the protein MAKLWYLGHSAFYIEGNGLKALIDPFLTGNPWNVAKPEDFNELNYIFVTHGHGDHLGDAIELSKRTGATVVSIFEVCQYCSLKGVENVHAMHIGGSFKFPFGRVKLVPAAHGSSVIEDNSVVTLGTPCGMVIEVEGRNIYHAGDTGLISDMELLGRYEKIFAALLPIGGNFTMDVRDAAIAAEMVRPQIAIPMHFKTWPIIDAEPDDFKKLAEARGVNVQILNPGDELEF; encoded by the coding sequence GTGGCGAAGCTCTGGTACTTGGGACATTCAGCATTTTACATAGAAGGAAACGGATTGAAGGCTTTGATTGACCCTTTTTTAACAGGAAATCCCTGGAACGTTGCAAAGCCAGAGGATTTTAATGAACTAAACTACATCTTTGTAACCCACGGGCATGGAGACCACTTGGGCGATGCCATTGAGCTATCAAAAAGAACAGGTGCTACAGTTGTAAGTATTTTTGAGGTCTGTCAGTACTGCAGCTTAAAGGGAGTTGAAAACGTACATGCAATGCACATAGGCGGAAGTTTTAAGTTTCCGTTTGGTAGGGTGAAGTTAGTGCCAGCGGCTCACGGTAGCTCCGTAATTGAGGATAACAGTGTAGTTACCCTCGGAACTCCGTGTGGAATGGTCATTGAGGTTGAGGGAAGGAACATCTACCATGCAGGCGATACTGGATTAATCTCTGATATGGAGCTCCTTGGAAGGTACGAGAAAATATTTGCAGCTCTCCTCCCAATTGGTGGAAACTTTACAATGGATGTAAGGGATGCTGCAATTGCCGCAGAGATGGTTAGACCGCAGATTGCTATTCCAATGCACTTTAAAACATGGCCAATAATAGATGCTGAACCTGATGACTTTAAAAAGTTGGCCGAAGCCCGTGGAGTAAACGTTCAAATTCTGAATCCAGGTGACGAGTTAGAGTTTTAA
- a CDS encoding roadblock/LC7 domain-containing protein, which produces MSEEIVKKLVDEVPEVESAVIIDEDGIIVHKYSKDEITVDPEDIATQLVNPVKSIERSIQDATEEKEISEEIIIFSKNLVIFVYKLVNDTYLIVIAKNNPLYGRTRFRLRTKIPQIIKSL; this is translated from the coding sequence GTGAGCGAGGAAATTGTTAAAAAACTTGTGGATGAAGTTCCGGAAGTTGAATCGGCAGTCATTATAGATGAGGATGGAATAATTGTTCACAAGTACTCCAAGGATGAAATTACCGTTGACCCAGAGGATATTGCCACTCAGCTTGTTAACCCTGTTAAATCAATAGAGCGCTCCATTCAGGATGCAACTGAAGAAAAGGAGATTAGTGAGGAAATAATAATTTTCTCTAAAAACCTTGTTATTTTTGTTTATAAACTTGTAAACGATACGTACCTCATTGTAATTGCGAAGAACAATCCTCTTTACGGTAGAACAAGGTTTAGACTCAGAACGAAAATTCCACAGATAATTAAGTCTCTTTAA